In a genomic window of Myxococcota bacterium:
- the pap gene encoding polyphosphate:AMP phosphotransferase produces MLESVPETRLSKKEFEARTPELRVALLMAQRALREAAERSVLLMIAGDDRPGATSVFNRLHEWLDARYLVSRAFGPAFAGEDAYPAFWRYWRDLPAKGRVGVWFGGWPQAQLAKRVRGELDDATYARELEHFEAFERGLAADGVELVKLWVHLPAEDHEKRLKEAETPNGEWRLDELDWKICDDFETLRPEAEALLLRTDRAESPWQVLHGGDAQGRDWRAGEIALAALERAAVAQAPPPPSPSPNSSPSPTVLDRVDLSSSLEKSDYRERRDAAQRTLFELVNRAEHGGLRTVLVFEGWDAAGKGGAIRRITQAVDARDTRVFPIAAPSGEEHRYPYLWRFWRRLPPAGRLAIFDRSWYGRVLVERIEGFAQEADWRRAYAEINDFEAQLAAAPSVVLKFWLHIDPEEQLRRFEARKDTPHKRHKITDEDYRNREKWAAYTEAVHEMVVRTDTPAAPWHLVPANDKRFARVAVLEHVVRALGESLG; encoded by the coding sequence GTGCTCGAGTCGGTGCCGGAAACGCGGCTGTCGAAGAAGGAATTCGAGGCGCGCACTCCCGAGCTGCGCGTCGCCCTGCTCATGGCGCAGCGGGCGTTGCGCGAGGCCGCCGAGCGGTCGGTGCTGCTGATGATTGCCGGGGACGACCGGCCCGGCGCCACTTCGGTCTTCAACCGCCTCCATGAGTGGCTCGACGCGCGCTACCTGGTCTCGCGTGCCTTCGGGCCCGCCTTCGCCGGAGAAGACGCGTACCCCGCGTTCTGGCGCTACTGGCGGGACCTCCCGGCGAAGGGGCGTGTCGGCGTGTGGTTCGGTGGTTGGCCCCAGGCCCAGCTTGCGAAGCGTGTGCGGGGCGAACTCGACGACGCCACCTACGCGCGCGAGCTCGAGCACTTCGAGGCGTTCGAGCGCGGCCTCGCGGCCGACGGCGTCGAACTCGTGAAGCTCTGGGTGCACCTGCCCGCCGAGGATCACGAGAAGCGCCTGAAGGAAGCGGAGACCCCGAACGGCGAGTGGCGCCTCGACGAGCTCGATTGGAAGATCTGCGACGACTTCGAAACCCTGCGGCCCGAGGCCGAAGCGCTGCTGCTTCGCACCGACCGCGCCGAGTCGCCCTGGCAGGTGCTGCATGGGGGAGATGCCCAGGGGCGCGATTGGCGGGCTGGAGAGATCGCCCTCGCCGCCCTCGAGCGCGCGGCCGTCGCCCAGGCCCCGCCGCCGCCCTCACCGTCTCCGAACTCCTCCCCATCGCCGACGGTGCTCGACCGTGTGGACCTGTCGTCTTCTCTCGAGAAGTCCGACTACCGCGAACGCCGCGACGCCGCCCAGCGCACGCTCTTCGAGTTGGTGAATCGCGCCGAACACGGGGGTCTGCGCACGGTGCTCGTCTTCGAAGGCTGGGACGCCGCCGGCAAGGGCGGTGCGATCCGCCGGATCACGCAGGCCGTCGACGCGCGGGATACCCGGGTGTTTCCGATCGCGGCACCGAGCGGGGAAGAGCATCGCTATCCGTACCTCTGGCGCTTCTGGCGTCGGCTCCCGCCCGCTGGGCGGCTCGCGATCTTCGATCGCAGCTGGTACGGGCGCGTGCTCGTGGAGCGGATCGAGGGGTTTGCCCAGGAAGCCGACTGGCGCCGCGCCTACGCGGAGATCAACGACTTCGAGGCACAGCTCGCGGCGGCGCCGTCGGTGGTGTTGAAGTTCTGGCTCCACATCGATCCCGAGGAACAGCTGCGTCGTTTCGAGGCCCGCAAGGACACCCCCCACAAGCGCCACAAGATCACCGACGAGGACTACCGCAACCGGGAGAAATGGGCGGCCTACACCGAGGCCGTGCACGAAATGGTGGTGCGCACCGATACGCCGGCGGCGCCCTGGCACCTGGTGCCGGCGAACGACAAGCGCTTCGCCCGGGTGGCGGTTCTGGAGCACGTGGTGCGGGCGCTCGGGGAGTCCCTGGGCTGA
- the pbpC gene encoding penicillin-binding protein 1C, with protein sequence MTTAAVSSRSRRALRFLALGVLSLLGIEIGFRGLDAAFPFPHERLERSPARVVTSADGEPLRLFLAPDGSARWPVPHDAVSPKLVRSLRESEDRFLGWHPGVNPLAVARAALANLRAGRVVSGASTIPMQLARLVEPRARTWRAKAIEAFRAHQLVRAYSSEELLAAYLGLAPFGGNLEGVGAGAWFWFGKSPAELSLGEAAYLTALPRAPVAYDARRHPDAARRARDRVLDQLTARGVFDAAGVARAKRQSLPERWQPTPFTAPHFARWAAGQSASRAVATTLDADLQRQVEGLVTDGVRALRKSGIGNAAVVVLDNQTRSVRAMVGSADFFDTERPGQVNGALARRSPGSTLKPWVYAQAFAQGLAVPDTITLDIPVDYAGYLPENYDGSYRGRMTLREALAESRNVPAVTTLAELGVAPFLALLQRAGFATLDRPAARYGLPLVLGGGEVTLLDLTNAYATLGSQGLHQPVRWQPGPAAKPQRLLPAAAVALVTNVLRDVRRPDFPPAAVALARDVPEVAWKTGTSYGHRDAWAVGYSTRMSVGVWVGNLDGSPRPGISVAEHAAPLLFDVFRAVEPEGARLAKVHPRIVDTEVCSVSHELPGAYCPARIRVPTLPGVSRLARCTHHRRVFVDAESGERLEGACLEQRPHRPEVLTVFPAALRAWWLATGQPSRALPSLHPECREVYVASGPRISSPDAKTPYRQRHDAPAAYSQLRLAADAAPGTETLYWYQDGSLVGIAPPERAVFVPLEPGAHRVVVMDDAGRSHRVEYHVEGRRRSS encoded by the coding sequence GTGACGACGGCTGCGGTTTCGTCGAGAAGCAGGCGCGCGCTGCGCTTCCTCGCGCTCGGCGTCCTGTCGTTGCTGGGGATCGAGATCGGGTTCCGGGGGCTCGATGCGGCCTTCCCCTTCCCCCACGAACGCCTCGAGCGGTCGCCGGCGCGGGTGGTGACCAGCGCCGACGGTGAGCCCCTGCGTCTCTTCCTGGCTCCCGACGGAAGTGCGCGCTGGCCGGTGCCCCACGATGCGGTATCGCCGAAGCTGGTCCGGTCGTTGCGCGAATCCGAGGATCGCTTCCTCGGGTGGCACCCGGGCGTGAACCCGCTCGCCGTCGCGCGGGCGGCGCTCGCCAACCTGCGCGCGGGGCGGGTCGTGTCGGGCGCGTCGACGATTCCCATGCAGCTCGCGCGGCTGGTGGAGCCGCGCGCACGCACCTGGCGGGCGAAAGCGATCGAGGCCTTTCGGGCCCACCAACTCGTGCGCGCCTACTCGAGCGAGGAGCTGCTCGCGGCCTATCTCGGGCTGGCGCCCTTCGGTGGCAATCTCGAAGGCGTCGGCGCGGGCGCCTGGTTCTGGTTCGGGAAGTCGCCGGCGGAGCTGTCCCTGGGAGAAGCCGCGTACCTCACCGCGCTACCGCGGGCGCCCGTTGCCTACGACGCGCGTCGACACCCCGACGCAGCACGACGCGCGCGCGACCGGGTGCTCGACCAGCTCACTGCGCGTGGCGTCTTCGATGCGGCGGGAGTCGCGCGCGCGAAGCGCCAGTCGCTACCCGAGCGCTGGCAGCCCACGCCCTTCACTGCGCCCCACTTCGCACGCTGGGCGGCGGGTCAGTCGGCCTCGCGCGCGGTCGCGACCACGCTCGACGCCGACCTCCAGCGCCAGGTCGAGGGGCTCGTGACCGACGGCGTGCGCGCCCTGCGCAAGAGCGGCATCGGCAACGCTGCGGTCGTCGTGCTCGACAACCAGACCCGGTCGGTGCGTGCCATGGTCGGCTCGGCGGATTTCTTCGACACCGAGCGACCCGGTCAGGTGAACGGCGCGCTGGCCCGTCGCTCGCCTGGCTCGACCCTCAAGCCCTGGGTCTACGCCCAGGCCTTCGCCCAGGGATTGGCGGTGCCGGACACCATCACCCTGGACATCCCCGTCGACTACGCTGGCTACCTGCCCGAGAACTACGACGGCAGCTACCGCGGCCGCATGACCCTGCGAGAGGCCTTGGCCGAGTCGCGCAACGTGCCGGCGGTGACCACCCTGGCCGAACTCGGTGTCGCGCCGTTCCTCGCGCTGCTCCAGCGCGCGGGTTTCGCCACCCTCGATCGACCGGCGGCGCGCTACGGGTTGCCGCTCGTGCTCGGCGGGGGCGAGGTGACCCTGCTCGACCTGACGAACGCCTACGCGACGCTCGGGTCCCAGGGTCTCCACCAGCCGGTGCGCTGGCAGCCCGGCCCCGCCGCGAAGCCCCAGCGCCTGCTGCCCGCGGCGGCGGTCGCTCTCGTGACCAACGTGCTGCGCGACGTGCGACGCCCCGACTTCCCGCCGGCGGCGGTGGCACTGGCGCGCGACGTTCCCGAGGTGGCCTGGAAGACGGGCACCTCCTACGGCCACCGCGACGCCTGGGCGGTGGGGTACTCGACGCGCATGAGCGTCGGCGTCTGGGTGGGCAACCTCGACGGCAGCCCGCGGCCGGGCATCTCCGTCGCCGAGCACGCGGCGCCGCTGCTCTTCGACGTGTTCCGCGCCGTCGAGCCCGAAGGCGCTCGGCTGGCGAAGGTGCATCCCCGCATCGTCGACACGGAAGTGTGTTCCGTGAGCCACGAGCTGCCCGGGGCCTACTGTCCGGCGAGGATCCGCGTACCGACCCTGCCTGGCGTATCGCGGCTCGCGCGCTGCACCCACCATCGCCGCGTGTTCGTCGACGCCGAGTCGGGCGAACGTCTCGAAGGCGCGTGTCTCGAGCAGCGGCCGCACCGTCCGGAGGTGCTCACGGTCTTCCCGGCCGCACTACGCGCCTGGTGGCTCGCGACGGGTCAGCCGTCCCGGGCCCTGCCGTCCCTCCACCCGGAATGTCGCGAGGTCTACGTGGCATCGGGTCCGCGGATCTCCTCGCCCGACGCGAAGACCCCCTACCGCCAACGGCACGATGCGCCCGCGGCCTACAGCCAGCTGCGACTGGCGGCCGACGCGGCGCCGGGTACCGAGACCCTCTACTGGTATCAGGACGGGTCGCTCGTCGGGATCGCGCCGCCCGAGCGCGCGGTCTTCGTTCCCCTCGAGCCCGGGGCGCATCGCGTCGTGGTGATGGACGACGCCGGGCGTTCGCATCGCGTGGAATACCACGTGGAAGGCCGCCGGCGCTCTTCCTGA